The DNA region CCCGGAACAGGCAAGAGTGTGATTGCTAGCGAATACACCAAGAGTCACCCCAACGCTATTTTGATTGAAGCCACGCTCCACACCACAGCTAAAACGCTTTTGGGAATATTGAGCGAGAAATTGAGACTTCAAAAGAGTTCCAATTTAGATGAAAACGTGCGACTGATTGCAAAAGAGCTTTTTAAAAGAGACGCTGTGCTCCTCATTGATGAGGGGGAACACCTGCCTATTAAGGCGTTGGAGGATTTGAGACGAATTCAAGATTTCAGTAGTGTGCCTGTCATTTTATTTGGCACGCAGATCTTGATGAAAAATTTGCTCGGAAAAAATGGCGAACTCGCCCAACTCAGCTCTAGAATCGGCAGTCGCTATGAAATGCGGGGATTAGATGAGGCTGAGTGTCAGAGTTTTTTTGGTGAGCATATTTTTACTTTCACCAAAGGCAATTTTAGAAAGTCTGCCAAACTCAAAAAAAGAGTCGCAAAGCTTGCGCTTCATGGGGGCGATCCTAGAGATAGAGAGAGCGTGATGGAGGCGGCCAAGATGATGTTCTTATAAAGGAGAAAGTGATGGAATACAACGATTTTTTGATAACTTGTCCCTATTGTAGGAGCGAGTGGGAATTCAAAAAAGATTTTTGTTTTTATGTGCGGCATTTTTTTAATTCGAGAAAGAAGAGCTACTACAGCGTTCCTAAGAACTGCTTGTATTGTAAAAAAGCCCTGATTAT from Helicobacter sp. 12S02232-10 includes:
- a CDS encoding AAA family ATPase; this translates as MKKEFENQGIKELKEMKKVQEIKTLANNDNLEVLELNELLKLPAREQEFYVQKIRSLTEDFLKKERISQSALGKAIGKRDGSALSSFRKGEYKGKNLELAHDLELYIKNYLVKKQIKGKVTTEQAETGSVFASKDKKMAELVIDIAVDEKEMGIVYGSPGTGKSVIASEYTKSHPNAILIEATLHTTAKTLLGILSEKLRLQKSSNLDENVRLIAKELFKRDAVLLIDEGEHLPIKALEDLRRIQDFSSVPVILFGTQILMKNLLGKNGELAQLSSRIGSRYEMRGLDEAECQSFFGEHIFTFTKGNFRKSAKLKKRVAKLALHGGDPRDRESVMEAAKMMFL